A window of Glycine soja cultivar W05 chromosome 13, ASM419377v2, whole genome shotgun sequence genomic DNA:
TTTCACAACCTTATTCTTTCTAATTAATCAGCTTAATTTGATTCAACCATATCTGGATATAATTTCTGTATCTTTCCGGATTATAATCAGCTTAGCCCTCAGATGCGGTATGCTAGCTAATCGTGAGTTTTTTTgcaagtaaaatttatttaaaaatataaaattacttcaATAGTTCAACCCATAAATGACAATCAAGAGAAGAGTGGGAGAAATGTACCTAACTATAAAATCAACTACCTAAGACAGGCCTGGGTGCTAACGAATGAACTAAGGAGTCATACACCAATTTGAAACCGATAAAAAAATGTCTGTGACAATtctctatattattattaaaattttcaagatattataattattgttgttaATATTCATTCCacccttttgttgcaaaatgtttaagttttctttattatattttatttatatattttcttgagAATATATATACTCTAGATATCACTTGGTGAGAGCCTAGCTAATCTCTCAAATTACAATCAAATactaaaacaagttttttttttgtgtgtgttggttagttatttctttatataataaattttgttctcGCTGGAAATTAGATAAAAGAAATGTCAATATTGAATCTGAAACCTCAAATTAAAGCACCCATGATCACTTGTGTGCGTGCTTTGGAGTAGTGATATATGTTACGtctttaaaaaaagttagagaCGTATTGTAGAATCTGTTTACAATTAACCTAAAATCAACGTCTAGCTAGGTTCATTAATTATGAACCCTATAAGGactatgttattgtttatttGTTGCTTTAGTTGCATTTTATGTTATCTTATTCGTATCTATCTTACTTTCTAGCAACCTTGATTGATTATGGCATACAACTTGGGCACAATTATATATACTtgttattgtataaattaattagaatCATTGATATATATGTTTGCTCCAGTGCGAAAGTAATtaatgcaaaacaaaattatataaagaaaGACAGAATCGTTAAACACTTAATGAAGGACTGGAACTCATTAGAACATCTTCAATATGATCCGAATTTCTCCACACACTATAGCAAGTTGGGTGACAGACAATGTGAGAGACAACTGTGCTTCTTGAACCTACCAGTACGACTTTGTCAACCTATAACGTATCTAAGGTATATGTAGCATAATAGGTGCCAAAGTACTCATGCACCTTATTAATTTCTCTAGCAATGCAAAGtttaacatacaaattaaagCCATCTTGGTCTTGGTCTCATTGTATTTACACCTGTCCCTAGGTAGCCATCTAAATGGGGTAGTCCCACCATAaaacatttactttttttaattaggggaaatatTTAAAACGCTGGCTGTAATTGTTTGTGGAAGATTTTTTGCCCTGGTGATAGAATCATTCTTGGATCAAACTGATGTTTTCTTTCTAAGAATTTTATCCATTTAGCACCAAAATGGTTTGTCCAATCTTCCTGTGTGCTGTGGTTGGGAAGATATTGCTTGACCTTGATGCCAGCATCTCTACAGAACTCCAAAATTTCACTGTTTTGAGCATCATATGCTTTCCAAGTATCAAACCCACTTGAGTGCAAAAATCCAACTGTGTAGAAAACCTCCTCGTCTGGTATAGATGCTGACATCCTATCGTCCCACCTGGAATAATTgaatttcatattattaatgattattctcttttttgaattttaattgaaaaaagaaataaaattgatattgaGTTGAATggtcagaaaataaaaagaattgcaTCACACTCTTCACTCCTGAATTACAACGACACAATTAGTGTGATTCATGCATTCAAGGCTTACTTGTTTCTATTCGTGGGGTAAACCAAGACTGGTCCAGAGGAGATGTTTCTTTTAAGAACTATATCTTTGAATACTCTTGAATTAAAATCCAAGATTTGAGATTTTGGTATAAACAAATTAAGCCATGGGTGAGGAACATCCCACAGTCCTTGTGACTGAAGCTTCAACTCTCCACTTCGGACCCTATTCAAGAACTCAACGTACGACACGTTTTTCTCATAATAAAATCCAGGGATATAGGCTAGTCCTTGGAGCAAAACTTGAATTTCCTAgagacaaagaaaaataaaaatattattatgggTTGTTAAGTCACATTTGCTTTTGACTTGTTGGGAtagtacttttttttcttctttcccttAAACATATAAATGCGATCTaactatatataatagatatgaTATGACTAGACGAGGGTACCTTGTCCACATTTATCTCGGTTTGTTCGTCATAATATTTAGCCACTTCAAGACAGTAGAGGATGCTATGTTCAGTTATTAAAGAAGATATTCTGGGATGGTCAGATAGAGGGAAGAAAGAGGATCTCCAATTATTTATGGGGCCTTGGTTCATTAGCAGCATCCCTTCCAGAAAATCCAATGCGTTCTTTTGTTTCCTTCCATTGATTGAGATTAATCGTTCCTGATCTTTGGTAAAAGCAAAAAAGTCACTATAAAGTAGTCTGACCCACTTAACCTGCATACCAACAAAAATACAACATTAATGATGTCTTATACTAGTAAACTTAGTAATAAatagaatataataaaatgaaatatatgagAGAGAGACATATTTATGTGTTAGTGTGTATGAATGCATGTGCACGAGCACACTCACAACTAGTCCCATCAAAATTGGAAggataaataaagataagaatACGGTAGTAATTAATATGTGAGTCTTCAAATCTCTTCATGCTTAATGTGTTAGCTAGAAGTCTCGAGTATGTAAGATTAATATTGTATGCATGGACTTAGTTGAAGGTCTTTTTCAAAAGGGTACATTTTGTAGATAAGATTTGAAGTCACTGAAAGAATTAACATCATAACGAGCTTTTCTAATTCTATTGGCTCAATAGCTTAAGATCTAAGAGTcataataatttcaagagtgTCTTccgcttctttttttttttcaaaccaagATTAATATGCTTTCAACTTCAAAAATCCACATTCAGTAGTTCAAACTCTTACATACGTATAACTCGtcctatttttatttgtgtatgtACTTATCATGGATGACTAATACACCAACATAAAATGAAATGTACGATACGTGGGTGCCAACTGCCACTCGGTAGATTTTCAAAATGACAATTTACCGTAAAAAAATGACAACTCGATTTGACGTCACTATCTATGAATTGGTGGAGGAAAATGTACAAGACAAAATTCTAGTCAATTCTCTATAAACGTACCCTTTTGGGGGCTGGCTCAAGTGCTATTCTCGCCCTTGCTATAACTCCAAATTGCCCTAAGCCTCCAAGAACCGCGTGGAATAACTCCAAGTTCTTCTGTGAAGAGCAAGTTACGAACTCTCCTTTTCCTGAAACCAAGTAGATATGacaaaaaactatttattaaatCATATAATTAGATGCATGCATGCGAATTATAAGagtaattaacattttttcatGTTTGTATTTCTGTCTTTTCTCAtatgaatgaattaattgacCAAATATAAACGACTTGACCAACATAAAGTTAATCAAGGATATAAAACTATGACCGTGGACCTAGCTAGTTCTAACTTCTAAACCCTTGGAAACGTTTGCATCGCTCACCCATATTGTAGACAAAGACTATTCCTGTTTTAGATTCAACAACCACACTAACTGGGAATATATAAAACGTGTTCAAGAAATTATATCAAATGTATTTAGCAGAACGTTTATGACAGACCATGTCATGTCATAAGAGACAAAACGGAAACAGCCATTTTTTTGTCTTAAGTGGTGGATATCTCAAGAAAAATTtcacctttctctctcttttttttttttttcaagtttccaCACGATCGAACACGTTCTCAACGAAAATGAGGCAATAGAAACGCGCAAAACATAAACACAATGTCAGGTACTGTttcaatttttctaattttagttaGTAAGATGAAAACATTAGTTGCCAAGACGcactaaaaaatcattaacatcaGTGTGGCGAatcaattaatttgtaattttcagAAAACTCACCACAAATTTTTTTGTGATGCTACAAATATTAATGATGATAAAATAAGTGATgccaatataacttttttttgtagtagtggtaCCTTGGAGAATCTAGGGAGTAAACATTAATAGGACAGGAAGactcatataaataaatttgacatcatactttaataaaaaaatctcaagatttatGATCTTATCCTACAAAATgtcaattttaattagaaatccTTATGTATGAGAAATGGAAAAGACATTAACCAACTTCATACCAGTGATGACATCCATTTCATGAACGTTGCTGATTTGAGGTCCATAACGGAAGCTCTGGCCACTGATTCCAGCATTGGAAAGTGTCCCTCCCACGGTCAAGTACAAATAATCAGTCCAAGAAACTGGTGCAAGTCCATGTTTAAGTGTGGTATGTAGCACATCAATCCAGAGTTGTTCCCCTCCAACATCCGCATAGTGACCCATCAAAGGGTCCTTAGAGACACTAATCGCAACCCCATTTCTTTGTTTTCTGAGGTTGGCCATGTCAACCACAACCCCATCACGAGCCATGGCTTGTCCATGAGTGGAGTGGCCTTGGCCCCTCGCAGCTATGCCAAAAGGGGCAAAGCTATTGTAGGAGGATTTTATCAAGGTGGCTATGTCGTCTATAGAAGATGGACGAAACACAGCTAATGGGAATTCATGCACGATGTGGCCATAGTCCCTTGAAGCCATTTGAATGATTTCAGGATCATCATGGAGTTTGTGGGATATGTTATCAATGTCAAGCTCTGTTAGAATCGGAGCTTTCCATTGCTCGGTTTTTCCCACGGTGTATATCAAACGGGTTATGGTTACTAGTAGTAGTATGAAGTAGGTTGGAAAAGGGTAGTGTAGAGCCATTTTGGAGAGAGAGATGAGCTGGATTATAAGACTAAGCTAGTTGTGTTGAAGAAGAGAATAAGAGGAAAAGTTTGGAGTTGTGGTGTGTTGGtgggtgaagggagaagggctATAAATAGAATGAAAAAGCTAGCTTCCATGAGAAAGAGAGGGTTGGAAATACAAAAATGATTTTACACACTTTTTGGGGCTGTATACATATCAAAGATATaagtaagaaaaagagaaaaaaatgtacaTGTAAGAGGTGAtgtgataagaaagaaaaataaaatataaaaatacatttaaggTGAGTgtaaaaaaagctaaaaaaataatattgggttacaagttatatatatatatatatatatatatatatatatatatatttttttttttttattttttatttttaaaaaaaaaaaagagttatgcATCATGTTACATCTTTAATTAAGATGAGAAGGGAAAGTTACATGTTATATTCGGCAAACAAATGTCAAATTCAAAGATACGACGGAAATGGAATCGGATAATAGAGTATGATGTTTCATGTGAATTGTGAGGAAACTATAAAAAggaaattgattaattaatatttgcgTACGTGTTTCTTGTGATTGTGCATGAATCATCATGATGACGAAGATTCCCAGCAATTGAACATTAATTTGAACCCACAGATTTCTACCATTTATGTGGGCCTTTGCAGGGACTAAAGTGGGATTAGTGAAATCTGGCTGTTTATTGTCAACATTGGTCAAGTTTCGTCAAGTAATACCccacattcattttttttattacgacTTGGTATtggtatttcttattttaaggaTGAAGGTGAGTCAAAATTAGGTAATTATCAAAAGAATCACTTAAGATATGTTTTCGGGATTAGAGAActtctcattcatcaaactaCTATTTTGCATTCAACTTTTGTGTGGTTCATGGAAGGGTAATATATAACAATGGGAACGGAGGGAGACATAACACCGGATTTTCTTCAGGCCAAGATTTTGTCTGTGAGCATCTAAAGCAACATGTAATCAATGAAAAGTCAACCAGGGAAATGAAACTATAATTATACCCACCAATGCGTTTGTCTCACTACACTTAACACGTTTCCATGCtaatattttctctcaaattttatttgttcaaagccaaataaaaataactatgtCCGATTCCGTGCCATTATTAGATTGGTAATTAAGGAGAATGttcattatcattaataattaGTTGCCCCCTAGTGTAAATATACCTAACAAACCCATTGTTCTTGCCTTGCCTTACATGATATGTGAGTAAAAAATAGTGCAAGCACCCTGGCATGCAtcgtataaaataataaaaatatgggaAGAAAACGACATGCCATGCACACGCATATTAAAGATAGCAATTGAAATTGGCCCTGGCTAGTTTCCCGTGTATACACTATAGGACAAAAATATATACCAGCAAagggacaaaaaatatatattgcatATAAAGAATGTCAGGATATTGTGaaccatataaattatatttaatgtatgCATATCATATTGTTCTTTTGTGTATACAAATTTGATCATATTGTTCTTTTGTGTATACAAATTTGACTAGGAAAAAAGGGCATTCAATGAAGAATCTTTGACCTATAGATCTCGCAGGTAAGAGGAGCTATCAGCTGATAACAAGACCTTCCACCATGCAAGGTTATGTGGAACCATATTCTACTAATACTTCCTATTGAAGATTGTAATCTTTGACGATATATGCTATATGCATGACTAATAAATATGCCAAAAAAGAAAGACTTACAAGGCTTTATAAGGGTTCATTAAATCGGATTGACTACAGAGCACGGTTGGAGATACTCACATTCTTGACTTGTTCATGGACACAACAGAATATGCATAACTTTCCTCTTGTTCAAACAGTACATTGGTAGTTAGGTCTTGTACCTAATGAAACGAATATCTCTCGTATACTTGTTCCTTCAAAAGTGGGGGCGGAAACGAAAGTGTGAAAGGGTTGGTCTTGGTATAACAAATCCTATTGTTTTTATCATATATGtcgtatcaaattaattaaacttattAATATATCTTGATCGGCAGTACCttgttttgtatattttgaaatgtttggtgaaattcatattcaagttaACGAGAATAGCAATAATATTCTTACTTTGACACACTTATTTCTAGTACTATGACTCATGAGAATATACAATGAACCTAGGCTTTCATGCCAATATTTCCGTTTCTGATGGATCCTTGTAAATGACTCTAGTAAAGCCGTATCACACAGATTACATACATACCTTCACCAATATACATAGACATATACGAAAAGGGGAGAAAGGGTTGTCCCCTTGTCGTTTTGTCCAAAGTGGAACTTGTGgtcatttttgaaattttaccaGTTGTTGTTTTGCTGGTTCAGTAGTTTTGAGATACTAGTTAATGTTAATAGAAGGAATAAGACAATGCCGTGCACTGCAATGGTAAGTATGGACTGTTTCTTAGATATTGAAGATCTTTTTGGGGATCCAAATCAGCCAGCCCCCCAAAGCAATCAAATCACGTGGTCcaaaaaacaaaggaaacaagaaaaaataacatttcaaacaaaaatattcatttcaCATTGCCAACAATATCATCTCATAGATTCTGGAATCCTGGTTGAAACGAACCTTAGCATGAAAATGAGATCTTCTGCCAGACGATCAGTGAATGGGTtaatcagtgaatttttttatagatacatacgaaaaaagtaaaagagagagagagagagaaaaaaaatagagcgtaagaaataaaaataaatattatatataataatttgatttttattgattaatattactttaattattttggaagataaattaaaatcaaattcattatatataaaataataagtaaatattaaGTACACactacttattatatatattacaaaaatttaCATCATAAAATTTCtggtaaaaaaatactacatgatataaaaatatacaacGTGGGAGAGGACTTAATGGCTAATTAATGTCTCCTACGTACCTTAAATATAGCATTTTCCTAACTATATATACGCCTTTCTTGCTTagctaatattttattatgtcgttctttgaattttcattttggagacattaccaaaacagaaaaacaaataacTAGTACTAGTAGTAATTAAATAGTAATAATGGACGTACTCCTACATGGTGCAATTTTGTGTATATCACTATATTTCTGACtctagaatttatttttattaataaatattaattattaatttgttagtttttttttgaaagaaattaaaccTATAATCTATTCCTCCTTCCTTCTTTCTTCAACACCAAACAAATTTTGTAAACTTTTGGCAATTTTGTATCACTATATCTCTCACTTTCTGATCGGGCTTACTTTATATCTTAATTGATTGtttgattttctaaaattattactctaatataaattgattgacattttatatgtttgaatgaattgaaaataagCCATGTATATCAGTTCGGGCCcctttaattaaacaaaactgTAGCCATATATAGAAGATTCAATAATCTTAAAATGGTCATGTTATAAGAAAGacgttaaataataaaaaattacatgaataCTTTTTaatgtgtgcgtgtgtgtttTGAATATCAGGTACCCCTGCCCCCAAAAGAATCTATCAAGAAATAGGAATGCAGATGTACCCAAAACAAATGTAGggatacaattttaattaataagattCATTCATGCACATGCATGATACACCTAATGTAATGATTAGTGCTGAATTTCACTATCTAATGTGTTTAGAACACTATGATTATCACTGATCGACCAGCTCGGTGTCTCTTTAAGCAAGCATCGATTTTTAAACTGACAATTAGTACTATGCTTCCAACTCACTCCTTGCACTTGGATATAAAAACAGCAAATTAATGAGGCGATAATGTTCAATACATACGGGCCCTACCATTGAATATAGAGGCAATTTATCTTCCTCGCGAGGCAACGTATAGGTATAGGCTTACCAAAAAGAAAGTGGTGcggtatataatataataaatgcacGTGTGAGGGAGTTGCCTATCGAAAGAATTTGTGTATCCACGTGTGAGGGGGTTGCATATATACAAAACGACTAGCGAATATCGTAATGTTTTTTTCAGTCCAAAGTATGTACATGTCGTGCAAGTATAATCAATCATTAAGGGTGCGTGAAAATGAGTTGAGATAGATTAGGCTTTGATAaggtttgaattaattaatattaaaattaacttatagaaaaaaatgtaataagatCTTTTAAATaggttaacaaatttatttttaattaaatagctAGGTTAGTAAAcctacttttaattaaatagcaCGTAGACctaattttaaatgtatgccaatgaatgtaaaactttatataaattaaatatataacgccaaactattataataaaattttattattattgttgttattattattatgttatttctcaattaatgataaaaagaatcaatttatgtttttgaataAGCCAAAGGTTTTCTTGAAGCTTAATTAATCACattattaaaattctttaattgCAAACAATAAGATGTTAAAACTTTTCAATATATAATGCGATAGTGCAGAGTTAAACgacaaattttgttattaatgtAAAACAAATAAACTAGAGATTATTCAcgagttttgaaaaaaaattaattgaaaagaatTATTAGATGAATTTGGTTATTTTTACTACTATAGGAGGAGGctcaaaagaaaaaactaaaaaaataattatataggtCAACTGCGGGACATAGAAACCCCTAACGAGATCACATGAGAGGGACTCTCCCCAACTCTGAAATCCAACtcatgcctatatatatatatatatatatatatatatatatatacacacacaccaggcaatttttttttccggTGTGATATATAGCagtcttataatttattaatttggcCTTCTTTGTGAATTTTGgaagataaaaaaggaaagtaaTCAGTCACTTCTCTTTGGAATTTTGTGGCAGAAAACGTACAGCTTCCGTCGGAAAACTTTAGTATATAACCTTTATTAAAAGTCCAAAAGCCCCACCATGAAGGTTCACGGTAATTCATTGTTGGTTGGTTTCCATCTAAGAAAAATAATGTCACGTATAAATATTCCATCTAATGTTTACTTTATAGATCAAACTTTGAAAAcgttcttttctttgttgttaagGTGGTGATGATTGATTCTCTTACATTTGCATTTCGTGTAGACTTAGTTATGGTATATGATTGCCTTGGTGTAGAGGCATGTTACATGTGCATAGattcttcaattttaaatttatgttacaTGTATAAATGATAACAAAGTAGATTGTGTTCCTTGCATATTAACAGAAATCATGGGATTGGAAATGATAGCTGTGGAGATTGCGGACTATatagttcttaaaaaaattattcttgttttgttttgtattattttgttttgtaagaTTGTTAGATACATGTTCAGTCTtctcaaagaagagaaagaaccaATCACAATATTAGTCACCGGTGCAGCAGGTAtgattttctctcctatttttaaatttcttctaATGTATCTTGTACTTGTCTATCTTAACAAGGTTTTAAGTTGTGTTGTGGTTTTGTTGCATTATTTGAAAATTGTGGACAAATATAGCCAATGTGATAACAATTGTGGTTGCAAACATTCCAAAAATCTTAACGTTGTGATTAAAATTATTGCCATAAaccatattttaaaacattgtatCTTGGCATTGTCATGCAAATCATACACATGCGTGCTCTATTAGACTATATATGCAAATCATACACATGCATGCTATATGTACCAATATCATGTTACAtgttaaattcaatttcaaaacatGCATTGTTTTCTTGTGGTCTTATTGAACATGTGTGAGCATTTGTGTTCATAagaataattgaaaatttgagatagtaattttttattgtaccATTACGTTTTTAACTTCATTAGCATgcacattttaattttgatttggttCAACAATAGGGCAAATTGGATATGCTCTTGTTCCAATGATTGCAAGAGGGGCAATGTTGGGCCCAAATCAACCTATGATTCTACACATGCTTGACATTGAACCGGCAACAGAATCCTTAAAAGGGCTGAAGATGGAACTAATTGATGCTGCTTATCCACTTCTCAGAGGcatggttttaaaattaatgatgacCTAAGTCTAATTGTTACATCATGattttttcttcactttgtGATCTCATAAcattatttgtatatataaatgGAATAGGTGTTGTTGCTACTACGGATGTTGTTGAAGCTTGCAAGGATGTCAATATTGTTGTAATGGTTGGTGGATTCCCGCGAAAGGAAGGAATGGAAAGAAAAGA
This region includes:
- the LOC114381835 gene encoding cytokinin dehydrogenase 3-like isoform X1 is translated as MALHYPFPTYFILLLVTITRLIYTVGKTEQWKAPILTELDIDNISHKLHDDPEIIQMASRDYGHIVHEFPLAVFRPSSIDDIATLIKSSYNSFAPFGIAARGQGHSTHGQAMARDGVVVDMANLRKQRNGVAISVSKDPLMGHYADVGGEQLWIDVLHTTLKHGLAPVSWTDYLYLTVGGTLSNAGISGQSFRYGPQISNVHEMDVITGKGEFVTCSSQKNLELFHAVLGGLGQFGVIARARIALEPAPKRVKWVRLLYSDFFAFTKDQERLISINGRKQKNALDFLEGMLLMNQGPINNWRSSFFPLSDHPRISSLITEHSILYCLEVAKYYDEQTEINVDKEIQVLLQGLAYIPGFYYEKNVSYVEFLNRVRSGELKLQSQGLWDVPHPWLNLFIPKSQILDFNSRVFKDIVLKRNISSGPVLVYPTNRNKWDDRMSASIPDEEVFYTVGFLHSSGFDTWKAYDAQNSEILEFCRDAGIKVKQYLPNHSTQEDWTNHFGAKWIKFLERKHQFDPRMILSPGQKIFHKQLQPAF
- the LOC114381835 gene encoding cytokinin dehydrogenase 3-like isoform X2, which codes for MALHYPFPTYFILLLVTITRLIYTVGKTEQWKAPILTELDIDNISHKLHDDPEIIQMASRDYGHIVHEFPLAVFRPSSIDDIATLIKSSYNSFAPFGIAARGQGHSTHGQAMARDGVVVDMANLRKQRNGVAISVSKDPLMGHYADVGGEQLWIDVLHTTLKHGLAPVSWTDYLYLTVGGTLSNAGISGQSFRYGPQISNVHEMDVITGKGEFVTCSSQKNLELFHAVLGGLGQFGVIARARIALEPAPKRVKWVRLLYSDFFAFTKDQERLISINGRKQKNALDFLEGMLLMNQGPINNWRSSFFPLSDHPRISSLITEHSILYCLEVAKYYDEQTEINVDKVGR